TTTGGTTGCGGCAttggcggcctcgatgtcgagctgcctctacCTGGccgcggcattggtggcctcgatgtcgagttgCCTCTACCGGAATGCCTCATTCATGTcgatcttcctcttcttggccgcctcctccatctcaagatTCTTCGTTTGAAGCTTCAGGTCTTGCTTCATTTTCTCCTCCTTGCTTTGTCACTTTTCTCGTCCCTCgcatccttttgagacatcatgccatgcaaagtctcatgcaaggcaAAGGATGACGCATCACACTTGTCGTCCATCTTGGAGTTGGTCTttcccctcggcctcttcaacccCTCACCATCTCCACCTCTGGACAACGCGGtcgtcttcttgcctctcttcctttgaagCTCGCGGTATTGATCTTTGAACTTAGGGTAATTGTTGATGagcgtccaacaatgcgtaagagtgactGGCTTGCCATTGCCGGGCCttaaagattgaaatgcctacacgaTCAAAGACAATTGGACATGCAAACATATAGAAGGCCGAAGTCATGGTTGTAGCAACGAAAGATAAGAGACCATACCATGTCCCCAatgccgagaccactcacgggacATGCTTCAACACTCTCAAGTGCGACACAATACTTGTTACATTCTTGTCggatgaacaaccacctcttttCAATCGAGGTGATGCCACGGTCGCTCGTAAATTGGTAGGGCGGAAACAACTTTCTTTCATGGAATCTTTTGTGAACTCTTGTCCAAAAAACAAGTCCCTTTTGTTGCGCACCAGTCCTTGGATCTTGGCCAACCTTCATCCAActttggcaaatcaacttgtcctcctcTTGTCAGTATGATCCCGTACGAATGCTCTTCTTCCTCTTTTGTGCTTCCGCCCTTTGGGTGAGCTCATCGATGAACAATGGCTCGGCCCAATGTCGATACCTTCCTCTTCTTCATCACCTTCACCTTCGCAATAGATGTCATTGTCTTCATGCCACGattcaccatggtcgtagtcaccATGGTCGTGGGCCTCAATGTCTTCATCAGCAACGTACGCTGCGGCCATCCTGACTCTGGGTCTCCTCGGGATCGTAGGCATCACCATGCCCATCGCCATGCCCACCCATCTGGAAGGCCTCGCCACGGCCCTCGTAGATGACATTCGCCATGAACTGTTCGTAGAAGGGGTCCTCGGCCGTTGGTGTTGGtgttggcattttgccgaacaggACGCTGGACGACGACATGGTGGCCGTAGACGGCGaccgtgcttgctttctttgcatctcgacggacaGGCGGCGACCGCTGCTGGACCCcggcgtgacgttgaggtcgatgacggccgaggGCGTGGGGTGGACGGCGTGATGACGCCAACGTCTGGCAACCCCGGGAAACGGGtctggccttcgtaccttggcggAGGAAAACCGGGCGACAAAGGCGTGGTCCACGACGTCAGCGAGGGGCACTGCGGAGGTCGGGTGACCAACGAGCCTGTGCTCACCGGGCCGACGGGCGCTGCCGAGAAACTCGTCGGACGGCAAATCCCAAACATGAGGAGGGCATGTGTTTTGTTGACGATGTCCTCCTTCTCATCGACGTCGGCCTTGCGTCGGGCGGCCTCCAACGCAGTGCGCTCGACGGTGAACATGGCCGCGACGTTGTTGCCCTTGGCCGCCGCCCTGCGGTTCCTCCTCTTAGCCGATTTCGCGTCCAGCTTTGCGAGCTCCGCCGGCGTGAGTTCCGATCGCGGCTTCTTCGgacccttggccgccttcttcttcaccttttcgGGCGGGTCGACGGCCTGGCCGCCGGAATTCGGCGGGGCATCGGCCATGGTAGGAGGGTGGTGGGTGGAGGGAGGTCGGGACGTGGAAGGGTTTGGGGGAAAATGGCGCTAAATGGGGCGACGGGCGGGTGCTTTGtgccaccgacaggcgggccaggggaggacaagcgcgcgtCGCGCTCGTCCGCGCTGTCTGTTTCACCTCAAGAACGGCCCAAACTTGGGTCCGGGATGCGTCGAAAGCGGACATAAAACgaacaaaagtccgtttgcgctcgcgcgctgagccgtttgGTATGTCTGTTTTGCCCCAAACGAACGCACCCAGACAGGACGGTGTTGCACGCTGGAGTTGGCCTTAAGCTCAGAGCTGTTTAAAGTTCGTATTGGCCATAAACTTAATGCAGCTCAATCAATCGAATAAAATTACATCCCCACATTCTACACGAAGGGATGCAGCCTACCAAACAGACCATTATATAGCCGTACTCTCCTCTTCCTCCCCGTCCATCGTCCTCCGACTCCCTGCGCCGAGTTCAAGTTCGCGCTCGCGCCTTCGTTTGCCCCCTCAATGGAGCTCGTCGGGCTCGTGCCGACGCCTTCCTCCGGCAGGCGcggcacctcctcctccccctcctccgcctcctcctctgcctacGGCCCGGGGCGGTCGACGCACGCGGCGGCCGTTCTCCGCCTCAGACCCGCCGCCGACAACGGCGCCCGCACCCTCCCGCTCCTGACGCGCGCTACAGTTCCATCCCGCACCCACTCGCTTGCGCGGCTGCCTCAGGCGATGGCTTGGCTTCCGGCTAGCCACGCTTTCGCCGGCTCAGCCATGGTTCGGATGGCATCTCCTTTCCGGCTGGCGGCTGCGGGCGCAAGACTTCTCCCTCTCCGGCGGGTATGAATTCTTAATCTCGTCGATTCTTGATTGTTCTTGTGTTCTTTCTGATTCTTGACTGATTCGGTTCCAAACAGAGGCGGTCAGGTTCATTGTTTGATTCTTGATCAAACTGAAGTGTTCTTGCGTTCTTTCTCAAATAGTTTCTTGCTTTTGGGGGTTTCAGTTGAATGATTCGGTTCCAAGCAGAGGCGGTCAGGTTCATTGTTTGATTCTTGATCAAACTGAAGTGTTCTTGCGTTCTTCTCAAATAGTTTCTTGCTTTCTTGGGTTTCAGTTGAATGATTCAGTTCCAAGCAGAGGCGGTCAGGTACTCAGGTTCATTGTTTGATTCTTGATCAAACTGAAGTGTTCTTGCGTTCTTTCTCAAATAGATTCTTGCTTTCTTGGGTTTCAGTTGAATGATTCGGTTCCAAGCAGACTAGCAGAGGCGGTCAGGTTCATTGTTTGATTCTTGATCAGACTGAAGTGTTCTTGCGTTCTTTCTCAAATAGTTTCTTGCTTTCTTGGGTTTCAGTTGAATGATTCAGTTCCAAGCAGAGGCCGTCAGGTACTCGGGTTCATTGTTTGATTCTTGATCAAACTGAAGTGTTCTTGCGTTCTTTCTCAAATAGATTCTTGCTTTCTTGGGTTTCAGTTGAATGATTCGGTTCCAAGCAGAGGTGGTCAGGTTCATTGTTTGATTCTTGATCAAACTGAAAGTGTTCTTGCGTTTTTCTCAATCTTGTTTCTGGCTTCCAATCGATTGATTCAGTTCAAACTTGGAACATGCAGAGGCGGTCAGGGTTCAGTCGGCATCGGCAGCAGGTGCAGACCCGGTGCACACCGGCGGAGGCTGAGGCAGCTGGTTTCACCCGCAAGAAGCAACCTGCGCCAATCTCAAAAGGAGGCCTTACTTGCGGCTCTGGTTTTGGTCAAAGTTACAGGGAGAATTGGTGCATACATCTGCCAGAAGTTAAACCTGCAGCTGCCGATGCCCGAGGACTGGATCGGCGTGGCCACTACTGTCCTGCTCTTCGGCAAGTCTGCATACAAGATTGTCAAAGATGCCAAAGACATTGCGGAATTGGTGATGTACATCATCAAACTGTACACGGATGATTCTACAGGACCCCAGCCAGCAACAAGTGACAAGGCATCGACAGGCGATGAAGCTATCCTAGCAACAAGCGAGGAGGCCAAGTGAGGAAGCTGTCAACTGCCAGAAGCTATTGTAGCATGTAGATAGAGAAGAAGATGGGTCGATTTGAGTGAAATCATCTTCATTAGTTGTCAGAGgttttctcattttttttgttctttAGCACCACAGGCTAGATGCTTAATTCAGTTGCATCAAGCAAAACCAACATTAGATTTGGTTCTGTACAAGACAATTAGACAAAGATGAGATTACATTACAGGAAACAAGTTCAGGGCTGAATTTTTTGAACTAAGCCTCTTCTCTTTTACCAAAAGGCTCCATTGTATTAGTGAAACCACTAGTCTTGCTACATTCAGCAAATTACATATAGCCCTTGACAGGGGAAGAAAAACTCATCAATAAAAGCAAAATCAGTAGTGCTGCATAAGCAACACCTATTACAGGGCCAGAAAGAACCAAAGACGCACGGCTGGGTTAAAGGACCTTCAAGCAACCCTAGTCCGGTGTGCCGCTACTATCTTCAGGCTTCCATGATTTCCGTCGCTTTTTTATCACCACCTTAATCAGGGAGCAGCTGCGATCGTAAACGCCGCCGGCCACAACAAAGTCTGAGACTTGAGACAAAATGTCTAGGCACTCATACTCCACTTTTTTTCTGAGCAGGTCCTAATGGACCAGAAGAAAATTTCAAAGTTGTCTTCAGCAAACGCTACTAGGATACCACCAGCCACACCGGTGCCAGGTAAAGAATTTCAGGTAAAATTACCAAAACCTATTTAATTGTTAAAAATGCCAGGACTAAAGTCCATTATCATTGTTTCACAAAGGGCCACTAAATCAGGATTGAGTTTTGTAAGTTGTGATACACATCCGGCATGCAGCTCACTCTATTGAGGTTATTAAAATCCCGGACATTCCAAATCAGATTAGTCATTTAAGCATTCTATTATTATATTTGAGGGCAGATGACTTCCAAACCTTGCTTAAGCAATCTTTTGCAGTTGTAGTCGTAATAAGAATTTGAATTCTCAATTATATTATGCCATGCctgaaaatataaaatataaaaccGGAGATTTGGAACCATCATACAGGTAAAAACCCGCATGATTATAGCTAGGGATGCAGTGTGGCGCCCGATCCGCCCCTCTCCGTAGTCAAAACAGGGCCAGGTTAGTTATAGCAGATTTTTAGCGATGTAGTTCAGCTTGAACTAACTTTCCACTTTTGCAGGCTTATGCGGGATGTGGACAAGTCTACTAGAAAATTTGCATGAAACACACGCGGTAAAGAGACAATCATAACTTTTGTTGGAGGGACAGAGGCGAGTGGAAGAGCTGAATTTTATTGTTGTTGCTTGAATTCTGCAGTACCATATGATGAGTAGCAGGGAGCCTGAGAGAATACATGTACTTGAAGAGAGGGAGTACCTTTTGATAAGCTAGGAAATGCAGGTGGCCTTGGAGAATCCTGGGCCTGCACTCCATAAACCTACATTGTACAGTTAACAAATGCAGTTATTGCGCTCTGTTCAAACAGTCTAACAGTAAAGTACTACGTACTGGCACTATATCTCCAAGTGAGCCTCAAATGAGAATTCCAATTACAGAGAATGCAAAACAGGGGACAGCTCTAGCTGCATTTCAGACCAATTATAACTGAATTTCTGCATCAAGGTGGAAGACAGGGGATATGTTGTAGCTTGGGGCCCTTTCCTTTACTCCCTAAATCTGTAACTGAAATCCTCTGCCTGTACCTCAGATTGGCATTCCTGTGCTCTGAACTTTGGTCCAAATGCTGTTTTTTCAGCCGAGAGAAACGAGGGGTAAGCGGCCGCTGCTGGTTGAGGCGCCTGCGTCACCGTACCATGAATCAGGGCCTGCCGGTGAGGGCTATGCCATTGGCAGCGCTAGAGAACCGGGCACCAGCTTCCGACGCCACCTCGCCGTCCTCACGGCCCCATGCCTGAAGCGCCTCGCCACCAGCACTACCTCCCCGCCCCTCGCCTCTTACTGGCCGCCGTACACGTCCTCCTTTTCTACCCCTCTGACGGCCGCCTCATCTCCTCTGCCCGCCACCTGAGACATGCTTGTCCACCACCGCTTGACTAAGGTGGCCGGCTGGGCGGGCTGGCCGCAGTCGCCGGAGAAGGGCACGCCGGGTGTGGCTGCcgctggaggaggaggtggagggggagaaacGAGGAGAGCACTGCCGCAAATGGAGACAGGGAAGAGCGGAAGCACGGTGGAGATTGGGGGAGGGGCGGCGGCAAGAGCTAGGGAGAGGAGAGTAGTCCGGGGATGAGCGGGGGGCTCGAGGCACGACCCGCCGCCCGCCAGGCTTCCACCGGAGCTTCTCTCACTTGCTAGACTTGCTACAGAAAAGCCAGAGCTATAGTTTCCCCTCTATCAGCCGCTAGATCCATCACCAGATTTTTTGCTAGAGTTGGCACTACAAAACTGCTGCTGCCGTACGATCTGGACCTTTTATTTTCAATCTAAGGAAGGATAgaggctaagagcatctccaataggtgATGCAAATTTAGAGATGTAAAATTTACCACATCAAAAAGTGCATTTTACATCTCCAAAAAAAAGGCAACTCCAACAAACTATGTATATTTGGTGATGTAAAATCCAACTCCAACAAGTGATGTATATTTGAAGATGTAAAACGACCCGAGGCCATGTGGCGGATGCACATGGAGGCGCCGGAGCTGGCGGGGCGGGACCACAGCAGCGGCAGCCCGGCCAACCTCCATCTCGGAGCACGGGCAGCAGGACGTCGCCGTCAGCCACGACCAGCGGTAGATCCGGGCGGCGACAGAGCCCCGTGAGCCGAGCTCACGCCATGGCGGCCAACCTCGAGGAGCGGCGGCCCTCCCAGGCGTGCCCTCGAGCAGCTGCAGGCCTCCTCTGCTTATGCCAGTCCTTTGCTTGCAGTGTGGTGGATGGCCGGATTCGGACGGCGGGGATGATCAGTTGCGAGGCACCAGAgctagccggggcggcggcgcggtgcccGAGCTGCTCGGAATCGGTTGGCAGCGGCGGCAATGGAAAGCGGATCGGGAAGTTGGGAACTTCCATAGTTGGTAGCTAGCCATTTTGCATCTGGATTTACATCTTTTATGGTCGGTGATGCAATTTGCATCACGAAGTGTTGTTATTTTTTTGCATCTACATTATCTGTTGGAGGTGGGTTTTGGCGCCTTGAAGATGTACAAATTAGTTATTTTTGCATCcatatcatctattggagatgccctaagtcagTTGTAACGTGGCCTCTCCTAGTCAAACAATCCACGCAACATGTCAATGGATGCCCGCTATCCGCTTGGGGCATGTCCAACGCCGGCCCCAAAACAAACATTGTGCTTGTTCGTTGTCCGCACAGACAATCATACGAGAGCCGGTCATTCAACCTTGCCCCCTAAATGTTCACCTCTGTTTTTTAAGTCTACGAGCCTAAAACAATAGCATATCAAATCTTCAGTGAGAGAAAATATTTTGAAGTGCGACTGTAGTTGTAATTCAAATAATACAATTCAACTATGTTTTCAAATAAAATACTTCAAGCTTGCATTTAACTCGCACATGAGTTCTAGTAGCCGCGCCCCTTTAACCGCCCACGTATGATCAATCAGGCCTTCCTCGAGCTGGTCATGAATTGTTCGATGCCGAATTTGTTGACGCATTTCAACAAACTCATCAAATGTGGTTGGATTCTAATGTGGAAGTTGGATAGGATCATCAATGTTCTCAAATTCTAGACCTCTAGCAGCATCTTCACCCTCATCCTCCACCTATTCATGATCACACATGTTATCATCTCCCACAAGTCTCTGAATTGCATTATTTAACAGGCCCACGAACAACTGTAAAAACAGGGTCGGAGCACAACatatgccctctccacatcctttctaactcctttttgtctttgggcaaagtgagctCTTTTCTAACCAACTAGCTCAGAGATGGTCTTGACGAAGATAGCCCACGGAGAATAGATATCGCCAACTAGATAGTATCACATGTTGTACCGATGCCCGTTTATAGTATAGTTGCAAGGAGGAGGTTGTACTTCGGTCAACCTAGCAAACAATGGAAACCATTGCAGTACATTGATGTTATTGTGAGACCCGGGcatgccaaatccagaggtcatgtgatgcaactgcttcagGAATAATGTTGGGCTTCTTAACATGATCCTGATATTGCCCTTGTAGATTTCTTGGGCAATTCTTCCATCTCCGGTGCATATCTCACGTAGATGATCAATTAAGACATAATTTCAAATGGAAAACACTCTTGTTTTTTGCAAATTGCTGAATAATTGTTATCATTTATAGAATCTTGGATAATTATATGCACATTACACTTTTGTCATTAGTATGATTCTGGAAGTTGTAGGAATAAAGAAATGTAGAATTGATGGCAATGAGTAGAGTATAGTGCAGGTACAATAATCTCATACATGTTTCTCATGGTCACAAAACTATACTCATACCCTACCCGTCGGGTAAATATCCATGCCTATGCTCCCGTCGTGCACCATGGGTACCCATCGGGCTAATCAAAAGAACATTGAAGGGTGATTGACGTAACTGCTAGTTCTATGTGTGATGGATGCTCTAGCCACTGAGAGGTAAAGATGATTGGGTAACACATGTGAACCATCAGTAAGATAATCGAAGTAGGATATGGGTAATACCCATGGGCACAAAATCATACCCGTGCCCTACCAATGACTAATTGTGTGGCGTTTGGGCACTACC
The window above is part of the Triticum aestivum cultivar Chinese Spring chromosome 2A, IWGSC CS RefSeq v2.1, whole genome shotgun sequence genome. Proteins encoded here:
- the LOC123190801 gene encoding uncharacterized protein; translated protein: MELVGLVPTPSSGRRGTSSSPSSASSSAYGPGRSTHAAAVLRLRPAADNGARTLPLLTRATVPSRTHSLARLPQAMAWLPASHAFAGSAMVRMASPFRLAAAGARLLPLRRRRSGFSRHRQQVQTRCTPAEAEAAGFTRKKQPAPISKGGLTCGSGFGQSYRENWCIHLPEVKPAAADARGLDRRGHYCPALRQVCIQDCQRCQRHCGIGDVHHQTVHG